Within Ipomoea triloba cultivar NCNSP0323 chromosome 9, ASM357664v1, the genomic segment ggagttttcaaattttgaatatggagtatagggtctgtgaatgtagGGTTTGTGTTCTGTTACGATAAGGAGCCGTTAATGccgttacttttttttatttaaaaaaaaaacaattgtgaAACcacgtcgtattggacccaggtccacattgcaaggtggacctgggtccacggcatagcTACTGctcaattttagaactctatattcacaatgtggaccgggtccatagcataacaaGTTAACAACCGTCATTGATGTGGTTGGGCCGCACACTTCCGTGATGAAGATAACACACCACAACTTTTAGAAACACGTCCCATTATTCACTCATATTCTGCTTTATTATTTATAGATAGAAGATGTGAAAAGATATGAAATAAAGAAGATCTAGCAACTAACGCTAGTGTGAGCGTGGCTTTCTCTATTATATTGCCTGTGCTGTGGCATATATGTTGTGGGGCAAAACAGGCCCCTCGTGCCGCAGAAGGTGGCGTGGGACAAGcatttaacaattttgttaaaCGTTAACTGTGTTATTATGGTTCAATAATTGCTTCATGGATCAGGTACAAGTGTACAACGTTTACTACGGTAGATGATGGTTTGGCAAGTGGCAACACAGCTAATGATCTTGTACTTGGGGTGCATTGGGGGCCCGCTACCCAAGAGTAGAACAATGTGACTAAAACGATTAAAGTTGTTATAACGAGATTGTCGTGGTtcattattttgacaaattttacgGTGAATTATGGTCCACACGGGTTAATGAACTGTTTATCAAAACGAATTAATACCATctgaagtcatttttcaaattgaccacccgtcggtcatcgacttttaaattgttactattcatataattaatcaaagtTAACCATTCATGAttttcaactatcaaattttgaCCAGTCATGGTTCTTCTAAGAGGACAACAAatgtttaaattttgaaagttgaaggaccatgtgtAGTTAACTTGGACTATACatggtaaaaatttaaaagttgaaagaTTACaaatggtcaatttgaaagtttaagattAAACGTAGCAAAATCACAATACACAAAGGATTTCTTATGACATTAACTCTTATCAAAACACATTTACAgaattaatgtattttatgcatttaaataatgaacattgattacttaatattatattttcaaataagggtgtgtttggaagcccgggaaatcattttccgggctttggcTGTTTGGCAACAgatggaaaacccagtcaacggaaaatgatttccgttgactggggaaaacaAGGCTAAtatggcggaaaatgacttccgcccaaatttggcggaagtcattttccgcctcTCACAGGACACAGACACAGCTCGCAAAACACACTTGGGCGCTCACAGAACACACTTGGGCGGAAACCAGATACGGTGTTGAAGCAATCTCTGTCGAAAATTGACACAGGGCGGAACCCAGATACGGGCGGAAAATGGCAGAACACACGTTTCCGGTGAGAGGCGGAAATTGACCTTCGCCAGAAACGTGTGTTCTGCAATCTCTGTTGTATCTGCAATGTCAAAACAAACTCTAGAATCAAATAACAAAGTGGCTCAGCTTCCAACACAGGTTTTGCATAATTTGAGAATTGATGTTCTGCTAATTAAAAAACCAAAGCTATTTTAATATGGTTCAATATATCAGATCagtggtttccggcggaaaccagctttggtttccggcggaaatgGTGTTGgggtttttgtttattattattattattataaatattatttttaatattattataaatattttagtattttaattaaaataataaaaatatattattatacattgCCACTCATTTTCCGggaaatgaaccaaacacacaaagacagttttccagaatgtaATCAAACACAGgaaatgaaatcattttccggaaaatgactcattttccagaaaacattttccagaagtcattttcctgctttccaaacacaccctaaattgaATTAGGTGTGCTAAATAAGTCTAGCTATATTTTACAGATAATGAATCTCAGGCACAATATAAATGAGCCGAGAATATACATGTCTAAATAATTAGCATTCAATCAACttatatattctcaaaaaaatgaactttatgcatataaataatgaaccctcaaattagctatgaacagatactacattgtaacagagtcagtagtactcaaaaaaaaaaaaaagaaaaaatatgtatataaccATATGGTAATAATTTATGGACCGAGTCCACAATATTGATATAATTGATGGgttaaaagtgtaatttttactATTATTCGAGTACAGAAATAAAAGATTAGAGAATAAGATTCATACACTTTTCTCTAGCTTTATTAGTCCGCGAATAAAGCACGTGTTCGTAATTTTTGTACTACGTTACGTTTAATTGTCTTTTTTcgattctttttgttttattttgtattgtcGACACACTCGGATTCTCAGTATCATTTCACAATATATTAATCCTTGATTCCTTGTACAATTTTACCTATTTTGTTTCCATTTACtaatcaaatcaattctttattcttttcttactctatttactattttcataatttccttataatttttaaaacttttctttttggttttgattaataacttttaattaatgtaatttttaaatatataataatgtgaCAAGTAAAATTATAAGCATATCATATAATACTTGATACAATATATGAttatgtcatatattattgaaACTTATTTATATACAACTAGGTATAACACATTATTATATaagatattattaaaaaaaaacataataccaAACACTTGATTATGCCATTTATTAAAATTCCATGAGAACTCTGATCTCATGTGCAGAACTGCAGATCAGATCTGGCAAATGTCTAAAATTCCTTacgtaaatatcaattttaaaatttttatttatattaattaaatgaaattcacatgccatgcatgcatatatgtaaGGACCCaaggagaaaaaatatatattaaggactcatttattaattttaaacaatctccctataattttttatttgttatttatgttttagagaaataaaaagaaacaaaattatcaAATCTGCCacttaaattgaaaaataatacaattaaatcATGTACCTAAAAAATCTACTTTTTCCTTTGAGGAAAATAAAACATACGGACCCTTTaaagggaaaaaataaaataaaataaaagtggtATTGTTTATCTGcagttttaatttgaaaattaattttgaaatatttttcaagattCTAATACAAAATAGagagtttattttatttgaaaatattttaattatgaataCAATTGATTTTTTctaactttttcaaaaaaacaaaaaaaaaaaaaaaaagagagaaagaaaNaaaaaaaaaaaaaaaaaaaaaaaagagagaaagaaagaaaaaaaaaaaatgacaagttCCCCGTTTACACCACATGCATGCCTTTACTTTGTGGAAATTATTGGACCAATACTTTATGGACATTATAGCCACGGCATCAATAGTCATTTATGCCATACAAGAAATGCTTTATTTATTGACGATACCGATAGCGACAAATAAGTGTGGGGTTGCATTCATTGTATTTGTGGTGTGCTAATTTGCAATTATTGATACAAACACACCATATACAAATTGCAACGGACTATAactttttgggaaaaaaattaaaatctctCTTCATTAGGTCTCTTTTTagttcaattaataaattaattaattggattGAGaatataaagaaaacaaaatgtttatccacaaacattttttaaagtgaCGAGGGAAATCTGCACCGTTACTATTCAATGATATACATTAGGTAAACTTCACTTTTGTGTAATAGATTGCAAACTACGAGAGATATAATTAGCACTAGGAATATCTTGTGATACGGGATTAAGCGAGAGGGTGTGTTACATTACTCTAAAAAATGATTACAAATAATATCTATTTCATAACATATCAATATTTTattggataatttttttatttgattattgtgTGAACACTTTATTCAGTTATGGTAACACTGACCAATTTGTGAGTaactaatgaaaataaatttgttctttttttagTCAATTTCACGCAACGTGGTAAATTTTATGTAATGATTTTAGTaaacaaaaataacattttttctattttaagtaattattattttttttttttgtgagtactattacaatgtagtatctattcatagctgaacacaaagagtcaacagttgactccactgaggagTGGAagccactcccatcatccatgtgagagtatTAATTGGGATACcggataccactagaccacaaggtctttggcaagtaATTATTGTTTTAGTTAGGAAAGCAAATCATTTACCTACCATACATGTAATTGGAAAATTTTACAATCTGTAAAAATGCCAattactaaaaacaaaaaaagcaaTGAAATATATCTGTAAGAGtcaatacccaatttagtcattgactatatATAGTGGTTTTTTTCGATTTAGTCATAAATGACCTTTTATGCCTAATTAGGTCATTGACTTTGATGCtttttacctaattgagtcctcaactattaaaatcaataactaaattgagaaaattcagtatagtcgatgactaaattgagtaaaactactatagttgaaaattaaattgtgtattaataGAGGTGAAATTATCACGTTATTTTAACAAATGACTCAATTGAGAAAATATCAAAGTCAATGActtaattaagtaaaaaaaagtcgtttaggactaaatcgaaaAATGCACTATAGTCGAATTGAGGaataaattgggtattaactcatatttgtaatttttataaatcatattattattactctcaaaaaataaatcatattattgATTGAACATGTAtcaacttttattttaacaattgaCTAGAATTATTTTCTATAAAACATACAGACTTTATTataacacaacaacaacaattattattattattattatacacgacaaattattcatttaaatttaactttgaAGGTAAGGATAGATGATACTTATAGTATGATGTATGATGTATCAAACAAAATAGTATATatgtctttatttatttatttttgaacaaatttatttatttattattgggTTTCATATAATAAGAGATGtgaaaaatatgaaagaaaggaaaggCTACTGGAAACTTCTTAAGATATAATTCATAAGAAAATCAAAAGACTACATTAACTATATACGTACGGAGTAGTAAaattttatagattttttaaagTAGTATTGCCTATATTTCTTTTGAgccttatattattttttagatagaatataataatttttgtttcgCCATTATCACTAATCACGTTATATATATACCAAGTACATAGTTATATATTGTGCACTGATTATTAGGATACCATGATTAGTGCATAATGACTTAACAATAACAAAAGTATTCTATGACCTTGTGTATGTGAcagactaatttttttttaatactactaactctattacaatgcagtatctgttcataactagattcccaacctattgaagcacaagagtcagtattgactccactgaggctcgaacccaccacctcccgtataaagggaagggtttgatgtcactggaACACAAGGACCTTGGCTCGGACTAAAGTAATTAACCTATAgtattttgacaaaaaattaattcatgggTAACCCAATCCAAGTTAATCAGGTTAGTGGATTGATCatcacaatattttaaatttgtctcTTAATGAATGCGGCTTAATTATTGGCTTCTTGATTTGGGGCGGtcaattatgaataatataagtTTGTTTATCTGGTCATTTGTCAATTATGATTACAAGGCGGGGTTACTCAATAATGCACTCTCTTTAGTAGTTATTGTGTTTTTctcatcaaaaaaataaaaataaaaataaaaataaaacaaaatcaaacTCGTGACATTTTGGTAAAAGAATTATTTCTACCCATTCGACCACTCCTTTTCAACATATCAATCATATTTTGAttgaaaagtttttaaaatattatacttgATAGAAGATGATTCACTTTGAACATTTGTAATTTGGCCTTCATGTCTCAAACTTCCCCACCAAATAGTATTAGTTATCTTCTAACAGGACAGTGTAGGTTTCTtgtaacttttgtttttttatttattatactatccgaacaaagaaaaaaaggactgtaaaactttattttaggtattaatttatttttctaaagttAGTAAATTTGATTATTGTTAGTACTTGTACATCATTCGTTGCAAcaattctttatatataataatatatgaagAATATACTATTATACATGTCTGTCAAACTCTACAAGTGTAATTGGATCAAATACAAATTAgtttcataataataaaaaggagAAAACGATGAAAATATTGCAATTAAATCACTGAACATAATAGTTGTGCAATTAAACTATTTAAcattgccaagcaccttgtgttcAAATGACATGTAATGGCCTTCCCATACGAGAGAtcatgagtttgagcctcagcGAAAGCgatttgagaaagtataaatgaacagatgctacaatgtaatagggctggttgctaaaaaaaaactatttaacattagaaatttagacaattatattatttgtatgtaAACGCCAAAATTTTGGTAAACTCTTGATTTGacatattacattaaaaaatattttcttttaattatttaacaagtatatagatataaattttaaaataagttaaatttataataataataataataataataataataataataattattattattattataaagaagGTATCTAGAATATTTTAGGAGCAAATTAAACttctgaaaataaaataaaataagttatatCGAGAAATTACTCTATACACCGTTTTTATTTATAGCTTATTGGCACTATTCAACCAAGTTAAATAATTGTTTATCAAATACTTATTTTGGCGGTTTGATTAAGCTAAAACAAATAAAGttggtaaatttaatttgtgattatgTGAGAAAAtttaacacttgtgtgagatgtcagatctttgacctcattaattaaagatccgaccAGTCTCACGAATTGAGACATATGAAACGGTCTTACAGATTGAGACTTGTGaaacggtcttacacaagtttttgtctatTTTTAGTTATCAATTATTGTGACATTGTAACATTTAatcttatattttttctttttaattttgtcacattacgTCTTTGACCGTCATTTGATTGTTATAGTTAATCATTCATTCAAATTTCTACTATTCCACATTTAACAAAGAGgatcaaaatgtaatttttatcgTTCAATCCTCTTATTCCTGATAAGTAATTTATCTTGCTGTTTTAATTGAACGATGAAATTACGCACATGTTAGTAACTTTTTATTAATGATGAAATTGACAATAATTTAAATGGAgaactaattttataaataaataaaagtgaatagtataatactataatgcaataaaataaatccaatgaggtagctcaagtggcaagtgagctcagtgaatttacaaaaaaaaataaaaaataatgcaataaAACTAAATACGAGATTGGGATAATAACGGATGGATGAAAAGTAAAATTTACTCATGATGTCCACCTAAGCTAGCTCCCTTAGATCGCCTTAATATATGGGGCTTGTGGTTGATAAGTGCTGATAAAGTTTCGGTCAAAGTGAGGGGCAAAATGGACAAAAGGACCAATACGCATCAACTTAAAACGACATTTTAAGCCACTGTTGTTCCAGCCAGAGCTTCTTCTCcattctctccctctctctctctctcctattATACATGATCACACAACTCTCCAACTTCCCTCCCTTTACTCATGCGTTAACAGAAAAAAAGAAATACCGTTTCCTAATTCAGACGAGAATTGCATCTCAAAGGCTCTATCTGAAACCTAGAGCCTGATTTGCTCTTTGAACACTGAGATTCGGAAGCTTACGTGCGCCGGTGGAGTTTTGTATGGATAAGGACGAGGTTGATATAGAGAATGCGGCGGAGAGGAATGGAGCGGGTTGGGAGCGACACGATGACGGGGCGGAGAGTCACGAGGATTGGTCACCGGAGCATATCAGGGAGCCTTTGCTTCTCTCCAAGAGCAGAGTCAATAACACATCGCAGATTGCCATTATTGGAGCCAATGTTTGCCCCATCGAAAGCCTCGATTACGAGTGAGTATGTTCGGTGTTGATATCGCGTTTATGCTATTGTGTTTCTCACTTATCTACTTTATGTTTGTAAAATCCAGAAAGTGCTAACTGTTTTTTTCGTCAATTTCTCCGTGTTATTTTCGAAATTGATTTTCGTCTCCATTTGACTGTTAAACGACCGTATGTCGTTCATTTCTGATTTCCCCCTATAATATTAGACGTTTTGGAATAAGGAATTGGACACTTTTGTATTATTGGGAGGAAGATGAAAGTTATGCGTACTGATTAGGATTTGTGTACAAGTATGCTTAGTTAGCCGTAGTTGGATCATTTTGATTTTCCTCATTATGCTTTTCTCTTTTCATTGATTGTGCTTTCGGTTGTTTTGCTATTGCTTTTTTGGAGTTACGGATCACATGGTGTACGAGTCAGCTTAGATCTATTTGCTGAATTGGGCTTTTGACTGATATTGGCTTGCTTGCAAAAGCTTTAATGTAATGTACAAACTTATTGTATTGGATATACATGGAGCTCATGTGCAACTATGCAATCATGCCACTTTCTATACATTGCTATTATCTGCAGTAGGGTATCTAGCAGTTAAATTCCAATTTCACTCTCTGTTATTTAATGTGCAGGATTCTTGAAAATGACCTAATTAAACAGGATTGGAGGTCAAGGAAGAAGGTTCAGATATTCCAATACATATTTCTCAAATGGACGCTTGCATTTCTCATTGGATTGGTTACAGGGATTGTAGCCCTTTTTAATAACCTTGCAGTGGAGAATATTGCTGGTTTCAAACTTCTACTTAGTAACAACTTAATGCTCAAGGGAAAGTAAGCTCTGTTCCATTAAATcttaatttatgaaaattttcatGGTTTAATTTCATTTGCAACTAGCATACTACGTGTGTCAATTGTCTTTTTGAGCTACAAGCTGTTTGGTTGATGTTGTGTTGAAGATGCTTTATAAGCCTATTAAGGATCTTTTTACTAGTGTGCTTTACCTGCCACACCATAATTTGACATTTTACTGGCTCCATGAAGGAAGTGGCACTACATTGGATTCATTCATATGCAAAATTCCCAGCAGAGTCTGAGCTCACAAAATCTTTATTGGTTACAAAATATGTTAGCTTTATATGTTTTGTTTCAGTGTAACGCCATAACAAGATCTagttatttcatttgtttttattctttGGTAGTGATTTTAATTTCAGTGCAGGTATTTTCAGGCATTTGCTGCAATGGCTGGTTGCAATCTGATTCTCGCAATTTGTGCTGGATTCCTATGTGCATTTGTTGCGCCTGCAGCTGCTGGCTCTGGTATTCCTGAAGTGAAAGCATATCTCAATGGTGTGGATGCTCATTCAATATTGGCTCCAAGTACCCTATTTGTCAAGGTAGGTTTGCCTTATTTTGCACATATGTCTTTATGCACAAAAACCTGCATATAAAAATCTGAGTTAAGCCGTGTGCTTAAAATGACACTATGGATGACAGTGTAAACGAATTAGTGTGCAAAACAAATACCATTTACAGTAAGCAAAAAATTATCAGTTCAAACAAAGGAGCTTTGCCTTCTATGGGAGTGACTTCTGGTTCAGAGCTTATATTACCTAAAtcagttttttttctttatttttattcttctttAGCTTCAAACTGCCTAAAAAGCTTGTGTATTCTACCATTCCAATATTGTTAGGTTCCTATAAGCACACTGTTTTATTCACTTTCAAGAAGgtatatgtttaatattttgCAGAACTTGATTTTTATTTGTACATTGCAACCTTGCTGGACTATTCCATCTTACTCATGATGCAATTGGTAACTTAGTTTTGCTATGAAAATGTTTTGGTTCATGAGATTACACATTTGTTGCTACTTTGTAAGTACTTGTTCTATTGTTAAGCTGCTCTGTCAATTTCATAGCTTCAAAGActcataaattattttaattcattgaaCTTGGCAGATTTTTGGTTCCATCTTTGGTGTTGCTGCTGGATTTGTTGTGGGAAAAGAAGGGCCCATGGTTCATACAGGTGCTTGCATAGCAAACTTACTTGGACAGGGAGGTTCCCGCAAGTATCGTTTGACTTGGAAATGGCTTAGACTCTTCAAAAATGACCGGGACCGTAGGGATTTGATCACCTGTGGAGCTGCAGCTGGTGTTGCAGGTGCTTTCCGTGCCCCAGTTGGAGGTGTCCTTTTTGCCCTTGAAGAAGCTGCTTCatggtctctctctctctctctctgaattTGGGCTATATTTATTATTCTGAATACTTCCTCTTTCCTAAAACCAATCAGATGAAAAGAACCAAACAGTTAATCATCACCACTTGTTGGGCATATAAAATTACTGATAGAATGGAGTCAAAATATTCTagcatctaatttgatgaaagTGTTGCCCAACACAAAATGTAATTGAAAATTAGAGTTTCTTAGCAAAGTTAGCTTGTTGTGCGGCCCCATGCCCTTTATGTTTTGATAGTTATCTTTTTAGTTATTCATTTTAGGTGGCGGAGTGCACTTCTTTGGAGAACCTTTTTCACAACTGCTGTAGTGGCTGTGGTTCTCAGAACTTTTATCCAATTTTGTCGGTCTGGGAAATGTGGACTATTTGGACAAGGAGGCCTGATTATGTTTGATGTTCATTCAAATGTGCCTGACTATAACACTACAGATCTGCTGGCAATTATGTTACTTGGAATACTTGGAGGTGTTTTGGGAAGCCTATACAACTATCTTGTGGACAAGGTTCTTCGAACCTACAGCATAATCAATGAGTATGCCCTTTAGTTGCTTCTTATGATgccatattatatattttcttgccTTGTTTTGTTCTGGTCTTTTATAACCGAGCAAGCATAATTATTAGCATAATTATTCCATGTGGGTGCATAATTTCTGCTTGTGGTAGTTTCATGATGTGAAGATTCTCTAGAAGCATGCACCCTGCTTCTCTGTAGTGTAACTAAAGGATTTTTCTGTTTGCCCTTGTTGACATGAAGTTGTAATTAACTAGTTCACTTGAGTTTTAAAACATCATGAATAGAGTGGCAAGTGGGCAGTGTACTAGTTGCATGATAAGGTTGTTgtattcccttttcttttccAAGTTACTTCTTCTTAAAAATGTGATTATGTCTTTGCCATGTActttgacataattgttaaaattttgtCTTTGCCATAGTTCACAGAATGTGGATTTTCATGGTTCCTTTTGGTCTTATGTTGATTTTTTCACGCTATGCAGAAGAGGTCCAGGTTTCAAGATATTGCTTGTCATGACCATTTCTATCTTGACTTCTTGTTGCTTGTTTGGCCTTCCTTGGTTGGCAAGATGCAGACCTTGCCCCCCAGGGTTCGAGAGTGTATGCCCTACTGAAGGTCGATCTGGGGACTTCAAGAATTTCCAGTGTCCAGCAGGGCAATACAATGATCTTGCGTCCCTCTTTCTGAACACAAATGATGATGCCATACGTAATTTGTTCAGTTCAAGAGATGAGAGTGAATTTCTACTCTCTAccctatttttgttttttgctgGGGTTTACGTCCTTGGGATTATTACTTATGGAATTGCTGTTCCATCTGGGCTCTTCATTCCTGTCATCCTTGCTGGAGCCTCATATGGGCGTCTTGTTGGGAACTTCTTGGGTTCTGTCTCCAATCTTGATGCGGGTCTCTTTGCCCTGCTTGGTGCTGCCTCCTTTCTTGGTGGGACGATGAGGATGACTGTGTCACTATGTGTGATTATGCTTGAACTCACAAATGATCTCTTAATGCTCCCACTGATGATGCTAGTTCTGCTTATATCAAAAACCGTGGCTGATTGTTTTAACAAAGGGGTCTACGACCAAATTGTGAAGATGAAGGGTTTGCCTTTCATGGAAGCTCATGCTGAACCATACATGAGGCATTTGGTTGCTGGGGATGTTTGCTCTGGACCCCTGATAACCTTTTCTGGTGTTGAGAAAGTCGGCAACATCTTACATGCTTTAAAGATAACTGGACACAATGGGTTTCCGGTAATTGATGAGCCACCTTTCTCTGAATCACCAGAGTTATGTGGGCTTGTTCTTAGGTCACATCTGGTCGTTTTGCTGAATGGAAAGAATTTCTCCAAACAGCAGGGGTTGATGGGTTCACAAATCTTGAGGAGGTTTCACGCATTTGATTTTGCAAAGCCGGGTTTAGGAAAGGGGCTTAAAGTTGATGATTTGAATATCACGGAGGAGGAGATGGAGATGTATGTTGATCTCCATCCTATCACAAATACGTCTCCTTACACTGTAGTGGAGACTATGTCTCTGGCAAAAGCTGCAATACTCTTTCGAGAGCTTGGTCTCAGACACTTGTGTGTTGTCCCTAAGCGCATTGGGgtagtttttcttttcttttgctcTCTCATCAGGACTTTCCTACCTAATCTTTTGTCCTTAAAATTGCTCATCCCCACCCAATCTTGAACCTAAATTGTTGGGTATAGGAATTTGAAAACACCTTAGTCCTTATGATAAGCATCATTTGTGGCTTCTCAGTTCTAACTTGTTAACATTTTCATCTGTCGTTTTCTTTGCAGAGACCACCAATTGTGGGAATCTTGACGCGACATGATTTCATGCCCGAGCATATCTTGGGACTCTACCCTAGCATCAATCCCCACGGCCACGGCTAGTCCGGATTCGGTGAGTCTGCATTGGCAAAGGTCCATTATTCCCTTTTCTGAAGTTTCAGAGAGAACTTTGGTTATTTACATAACATTGTGTTACTGTAACGGCATTGCGTTACACAGAACATAATGGAGAAATAGAGTCAAGGTACTCAACTGTCGCTGCATGCAAAACAaagttgtttgtttgtttacgCGTTCGTAGACAAACGTAAAAACAGAATGGTAGTAATAATGTGGTATCATACCTTATGTTAGTTTATTCGTTTTCGAGTGCCAAATTAGCACTTGTATATGTATTGAACTTTGTATTATTTGTCGTTTTTGGGTGCGAAATGAGCAGTTGGGCACTAGTATTGGTATTGTAGTACTTAGTATTATTTATgtgaatttatttaataatttgaccttgttcgacaatttttatttattttttatttatttttttattttttagttcatttttccTTGCAAGGCAGAATTTCAAGAAATTTgtaattgaaagttgaaactacTGGTGATTAATAGCAAAATATGCCAA encodes:
- the LOC116028883 gene encoding chloride channel protein CLC-c isoform X1 — its product is MDKDEVDIENAAERNGAGWERHDDGAESHEDWSPEHIREPLLLSKSRVNNTSQIAIIGANVCPIESLDYEILENDLIKQDWRSRKKVQIFQYIFLKWTLAFLIGLVTGIVALFNNLAVENIAGFKLLLSNNLMLKGKYFQAFAAMAGCNLILAICAGFLCAFVAPAAAGSGIPEVKAYLNGVDAHSILAPSTLFVKIFGSIFGVAAGFVVGKEGPMVHTGACIANLLGQGGSRKYRLTWKWLRLFKNDRDRRDLITCGAAAGVAGAFRAPVGGVLFALEEAASWWRSALLWRTFFTTAVVAVVLRTFIQFCRSGKCGLFGQGGLIMFDVHSNVPDYNTTDLLAIMLLGILGGVLGSLYNYLVDKVLRTYSIINERGPGFKILLVMTISILTSCCLFGLPWLARCRPCPPGFESVCPTEGRSGDFKNFQCPAGQYNDLASLFLNTNDDAIRNLFSSRDESEFLLSTLFLFFAGVYVLGIITYGIAVPSGLFIPVILAGASYGRLVGNFLGSVSNLDAGLFALLGAASFLGGTMRMTVSLCVIMLELTNDLLMLPLMMLVLLISKTVADCFNKGVYDQIVKMKGLPFMEAHAEPYMRHLVAGDVCSGPLITFSGVEKVGNILHALKITGHNGFPVIDEPPFSESPELCGLVLRSHLVVLLNGKNFSKQQGLMGSQILRRFHAFDFAKPGLGKGLKVDDLNITEEEMEMYVDLHPITNTSPYTVVETMSLAKAAILFRELGLRHLCVVPKRIGRPPIVGILTRHDFMPEHILGLYPSINPHGHG
- the LOC116028883 gene encoding chloride channel protein CLC-c isoform X2, whose translation is MAGCNLILAICAGFLCAFVAPAAAGSGIPEVKAYLNGVDAHSILAPSTLFVKIFGSIFGVAAGFVVGKEGPMVHTGACIANLLGQGGSRKYRLTWKWLRLFKNDRDRRDLITCGAAAGVAGAFRAPVGGVLFALEEAASWWRSALLWRTFFTTAVVAVVLRTFIQFCRSGKCGLFGQGGLIMFDVHSNVPDYNTTDLLAIMLLGILGGVLGSLYNYLVDKVLRTYSIINERGPGFKILLVMTISILTSCCLFGLPWLARCRPCPPGFESVCPTEGRSGDFKNFQCPAGQYNDLASLFLNTNDDAIRNLFSSRDESEFLLSTLFLFFAGVYVLGIITYGIAVPSGLFIPVILAGASYGRLVGNFLGSVSNLDAGLFALLGAASFLGGTMRMTVSLCVIMLELTNDLLMLPLMMLVLLISKTVADCFNKGVYDQIVKMKGLPFMEAHAEPYMRHLVAGDVCSGPLITFSGVEKVGNILHALKITGHNGFPVIDEPPFSESPELCGLVLRSHLVVLLNGKNFSKQQGLMGSQILRRFHAFDFAKPGLGKGLKVDDLNITEEEMEMYVDLHPITNTSPYTVVETMSLAKAAILFRELGLRHLCVVPKRIGRPPIVGILTRHDFMPEHILGLYPSINPHGHG